In one Sandaracinaceae bacterium genomic region, the following are encoded:
- a CDS encoding immunity 51 family protein, which translates to MFRDDTSYAPLDLYEYEHAPGKYCLMLSDNQMVDLMSVFDEHGRYGNGYGWADVALQAMRVYAPEIEEKVELDPEAGTFVASSTDLAALKKLATLLHQAFHDHAKLGELVEEAPFEFD; encoded by the coding sequence ATGTTTCGCGACGACACGTCCTACGCCCCCCTCGACCTGTACGAGTACGAACACGCGCCGGGCAAGTACTGCCTGATGCTCTCCGACAATCAAATGGTCGACCTGATGAGCGTGTTCGACGAGCACGGCCGCTACGGCAACGGCTACGGCTGGGCGGACGTCGCGCTGCAGGCCATGCGGGTCTACGCGCCGGAGATCGAGGAGAAGGTGGAGCTGGATCCCGAGGCGGGCACGTTCGTGGCCTCGTCCACCGACCTCGCGGCGCTGAAGAAGCTCGCGACCCTGCTCCACCAGGCGTTCCACGACCACGCGAAGCTCGGGGAGCTCGTCGAAGAGGCCCCGTTCGAGTTCGACTGA